Proteins found in one Chrysiogenes arsenatis DSM 11915 genomic segment:
- a CDS encoding NADP-dependent malic enzyme → MAKDIYEQSLDYHSMGRKGKIEVIVTKPFSTQKDLSLAYSPGVARPCEEIAKNPDMAYEYTAKGNLVAVISNGTAVLGLGDIGAIAGKPVMEGKGSLFKKFADVDVFDIEIDSKDKDEIVRFCEMISPTFGGINLEDIAAPDCFYIEETLQSKLDIPVFHDDQHGTAIISAAALVNAVEIIGKDISQMKAVFNGAGAAGMACAQLFVDLGIRKENLIMCDSKGVIFKGRTQSMNEYKERFANDTECRTLEEAMVGADLFCGVSVAGAVTKEMVKTMAPNPIIFAMANPEPEITYPDAVEARPDCIMATGRSDYPNQVNNVLCFPFLFRGALDVRATKINPEMKIAAVRAIAALAKEEVPDSVTKAYGVERFEYGKEYIIPKPFDPRALLRIAPAVAQAAMETGVARKPIADLNTYRETLESTLGKSKAAMRYIFNQVKKNQTSIVYPEGSDDNIIHAAGKVIEEGLARPILLGNLDVIQQKMAKYGMDAANVDVIDPMHDNGKAQEYAQSLYKQRQRKGLTLDNALELVQKNPGYYGAMMVRNGDASSMVYGQTLPYPFAIRPVLTCIEQATAHKSIAGIYMLVFKNRTLFFADTTVNANPTEEQLAEIAIATAGLVKEFGIEPKVAMLSYSNFGSSPHDAPRKIANATALVKKLAPGLEVEGEMQANIAFNTKLRDEIFPFSGLKGEPNILIFPDLNSANIAYKLFMRLAEVDAVGPILVGLKQSVHILERGSSVEDILNLSAFAGLQATMLKNGKH, encoded by the coding sequence ATGGCAAAAGACATTTACGAACAGTCGCTTGACTACCACAGCATGGGCCGTAAAGGGAAAATCGAAGTAATCGTTACGAAACCCTTCAGCACCCAGAAAGACCTTTCACTCGCGTACAGCCCAGGCGTTGCCCGCCCATGCGAAGAAATTGCCAAAAATCCTGATATGGCCTACGAATACACTGCCAAAGGAAATCTGGTTGCGGTTATTTCAAACGGCACAGCGGTTCTTGGTCTTGGCGATATCGGCGCCATCGCTGGCAAGCCGGTTATGGAAGGAAAAGGGTCGCTGTTCAAGAAGTTTGCCGATGTGGACGTTTTTGATATCGAAATCGACTCCAAAGATAAGGATGAAATTGTCCGCTTCTGCGAAATGATTTCTCCAACTTTCGGTGGTATCAACCTCGAAGATATTGCAGCACCAGATTGCTTTTACATCGAAGAAACCCTGCAATCAAAGCTCGATATCCCAGTTTTTCACGACGACCAACACGGCACGGCGATCATTTCTGCTGCGGCATTGGTAAACGCAGTAGAAATTATCGGCAAAGATATCAGCCAAATGAAAGCTGTTTTCAACGGAGCTGGCGCAGCCGGTATGGCGTGCGCGCAACTGTTTGTTGACCTTGGCATCCGCAAAGAAAACCTGATCATGTGCGACTCCAAAGGGGTTATCTTCAAAGGGCGCACCCAGTCGATGAACGAATACAAAGAGCGCTTTGCCAACGATACCGAGTGTCGCACGCTTGAAGAAGCGATGGTCGGCGCGGATCTGTTCTGTGGCGTCAGCGTAGCCGGTGCCGTGACCAAAGAGATGGTCAAAACGATGGCGCCAAACCCCATCATCTTTGCGATGGCCAATCCTGAGCCAGAAATCACTTATCCCGATGCGGTTGAGGCACGTCCTGACTGTATTATGGCGACGGGTCGCAGTGACTATCCGAACCAAGTCAATAACGTTTTGTGCTTCCCTTTCTTGTTCCGCGGCGCGCTTGATGTTCGCGCAACCAAAATTAACCCTGAAATGAAAATTGCTGCCGTCAGAGCTATTGCCGCGCTGGCGAAAGAAGAAGTGCCGGATTCCGTCACGAAAGCGTACGGTGTTGAGCGTTTTGAGTATGGCAAAGAATATATCATTCCAAAACCATTTGACCCACGCGCGCTCTTGCGGATTGCACCAGCGGTTGCTCAAGCTGCGATGGAAACCGGCGTCGCACGCAAGCCGATTGCTGATCTGAATACGTATCGTGAAACGTTGGAATCGACCCTTGGAAAATCAAAAGCCGCCATGCGCTATATCTTCAACCAAGTGAAGAAAAATCAGACCAGCATTGTCTACCCCGAAGGATCTGATGATAATATCATCCATGCTGCCGGAAAAGTGATTGAAGAAGGGCTGGCGCGCCCAATTCTTTTGGGGAATCTTGATGTTATTCAGCAGAAAATGGCGAAATACGGTATGGATGCCGCAAATGTTGATGTCATCGACCCAATGCACGACAATGGCAAGGCGCAAGAATACGCGCAATCGCTTTACAAGCAGCGCCAGCGTAAAGGGTTAACGCTTGATAACGCTCTTGAGCTGGTGCAGAAAAACCCCGGATACTACGGTGCTATGATGGTACGCAATGGCGATGCGAGCAGTATGGTGTACGGTCAAACACTGCCATATCCATTTGCTATCCGCCCCGTGTTAACCTGTATCGAACAGGCGACGGCGCATAAGTCGATTGCCGGTATTTACATGTTGGTTTTCAAAAACCGCACACTGTTCTTTGCTGATACCACGGTCAATGCCAATCCAACCGAAGAGCAACTGGCTGAAATCGCTATTGCTACTGCTGGGCTGGTAAAAGAATTTGGCATCGAACCAAAAGTCGCGATGCTTTCGTACTCAAACTTTGGCTCATCGCCGCACGACGCGCCACGCAAAATTGCCAATGCTACTGCGTTGGTAAAGAAGCTTGCGCCAGGCTTGGAAGTTGAAGGGGAAATGCAAGCGAACATCGCGTTCAATACCAAACTGCGCGACGAAATCTTCCCATTCTCCGGACTGAAAGGCGAACCGAATATTCTGATATTCCCTGACCTGAACTCCGCTAACATTGCGTACAAATTGTTTATGCGTTTGGCAGAAGTCGACGCGGTCGGCCCGATTCTTGTCGGTCTCAAGCAATCCGTTCACATCCTTGAGCGTGGCTCATCGGTCGAAGACATCCTCAACCTGAGTGCTTTTGCAGGGCTTCAGGCCACCATGTTGAAAAACGGTAAACACTGA
- the sucD gene encoding succinate--CoA ligase subunit alpha, which produces MSILVGKHTRLITQGITGSQGIFHTEMALKYGTNVVGGITPGKGGTTVLDGRVPVFNSVVESVRATGANASMIYVPPLYAADAIMEAADAGIEVIACITEGIPILDMVRVKYFLSKRPSSKLIGPNCPGIITPGECKMGIMPAYIHKRGRIGIVSRSGTLTYEAVNQLSLRGLGQSTVVGIGGDPVNGLTHLDVIKRFAADEETLAIVMIGEIGGSNEEKAAQWIGENMRHKPVVGFIAGATAPPGKRMGHAGAIVSGNSGSASSKIEAMQSAGVRVAHTIVEIGRLMEEFLLDVDLLDACKEGTR; this is translated from the coding sequence ATGAGTATTTTGGTTGGTAAACATACGCGACTCATTACCCAAGGGATTACTGGTAGCCAAGGGATATTCCACACCGAAATGGCTTTGAAATACGGTACCAACGTGGTTGGCGGGATTACGCCCGGCAAAGGGGGAACGACGGTGCTGGATGGCCGCGTGCCGGTGTTTAACTCGGTTGTTGAGTCGGTCAGGGCAACTGGTGCCAACGCATCTATGATTTACGTTCCGCCGCTCTATGCCGCCGATGCGATTATGGAAGCGGCTGATGCTGGAATTGAAGTGATTGCCTGTATTACCGAAGGGATTCCTATTCTGGATATGGTGCGTGTCAAATACTTCCTCAGCAAGCGTCCATCGTCAAAACTGATTGGCCCGAATTGCCCGGGTATCATTACACCGGGCGAGTGCAAGATGGGGATTATGCCGGCCTATATCCATAAACGCGGACGGATCGGCATTGTTTCCCGTTCGGGAACACTCACGTACGAAGCGGTCAACCAGCTTTCGCTGCGTGGCCTTGGGCAGAGCACGGTAGTGGGGATTGGTGGCGATCCAGTCAATGGTTTAACCCATCTTGATGTCATCAAACGCTTTGCAGCGGATGAAGAGACGCTTGCCATCGTCATGATCGGCGAGATTGGCGGCTCGAACGAAGAAAAAGCGGCGCAGTGGATTGGCGAAAACATGCGCCATAAACCAGTCGTTGGTTTTATTGCTGGTGCGACGGCTCCTCCAGGGAAACGGATGGGACATGCGGGTGCCATCGTAAGCGGCAACAGTGGGTCAGCTAGTTCCAAAATTGAAGCAATGCAAAGTGCCGGAGTGCGCGTGGCGCATACCATCGTCGAAATTGGTCGGTTGATGGAGGAATTCCTGCTGGATGTCGACTTACTTGATGCATGCAAAGAAGGAACACGGTAG
- the sucC gene encoding ADP-forming succinate--CoA ligase subunit beta, whose translation MNIHEYQGKELFEQYGIPVPRGKVAYTNWQAEDLTRKLGGAAVLKVQIHAGNRGASGGVKLVSSAKEAKEVAEHMFNTPIVTAQTAGQAKEVRKILVEELMKIVKEFYLSIIIDRDAQKVAVVASSEGGVNIEEVAEHHPEKIVIEHVEPSVGILDFQARKLAFALGLVGDHVGQFSSILRNLYRLFVEKDCSQVEINPLIINGDGKLVALDAKINFDENAQMRHPDVQELRDFAEEDQREVEASRYNLSYIALDGSIGCMVNGAGLAMATMDMIQHYGGAPANFLDVGGGANTEKVSHAFRIILRDDKVRSILINIFGGIMKCDIIAQGVIEAVREMDLKIPVIVRLEGTNVEEGMKLIRESELNLTVASGLEEAARMAVEAAGKGGAA comes from the coding sequence ATGAACATTCATGAGTATCAGGGGAAAGAGCTTTTTGAGCAGTACGGGATTCCCGTTCCGCGTGGCAAGGTTGCGTACACGAACTGGCAGGCGGAAGATCTCACCCGCAAGCTCGGTGGTGCTGCGGTCTTAAAGGTACAGATTCACGCCGGGAACCGTGGTGCGAGCGGCGGTGTTAAGCTGGTGTCGAGTGCAAAAGAGGCGAAGGAAGTCGCCGAGCACATGTTCAACACCCCGATTGTCACGGCACAAACGGCTGGTCAGGCCAAAGAGGTGCGCAAGATCCTCGTCGAAGAGTTGATGAAGATTGTCAAAGAGTTCTACCTGAGTATCATCATCGACCGCGATGCACAAAAAGTTGCTGTTGTTGCCTCCAGCGAAGGGGGTGTGAATATTGAAGAAGTCGCTGAACACCACCCCGAAAAAATCGTGATTGAGCATGTTGAGCCTTCGGTTGGCATCCTTGATTTTCAAGCGCGCAAACTGGCGTTTGCTCTTGGTTTAGTTGGCGATCACGTAGGGCAGTTTTCCAGTATCCTGCGCAACTTGTACCGTCTTTTTGTGGAAAAGGATTGTTCGCAGGTCGAAATAAACCCGCTGATTATCAATGGCGATGGGAAATTAGTCGCGCTTGATGCCAAAATAAACTTTGATGAGAACGCACAAATGCGCCACCCGGATGTGCAAGAGCTGCGCGACTTTGCCGAGGAAGATCAACGCGAAGTGGAAGCTTCGCGCTATAACTTGAGCTACATTGCGCTCGACGGCAGCATCGGTTGCATGGTCAACGGTGCCGGACTGGCAATGGCGACGATGGATATGATTCAGCATTACGGCGGCGCACCGGCTAACTTCTTGGATGTTGGGGGCGGGGCGAATACGGAAAAAGTGTCGCATGCTTTCCGCATTATCTTGCGCGACGACAAGGTTCGTTCGATTTTGATCAATATTTTTGGTGGCATTATGAAATGCGACATCATCGCGCAAGGGGTGATCGAAGCTGTTCGTGAAATGGATCTGAAAATTCCGGTCATTGTCCGTCTGGAAGGGACAAATGTTGAAGAAGGGATGAAGCTCATCCGCGAATCTGAATTGAATCTGACGGTTGCTTCGGGATTAGAAGAGGCGGCGCGCATGGCCGTTGAAGCAGCGGGCAAAGGGGGTGCGGCATGA
- a CDS encoding trans-sulfuration enzyme family protein: protein MKTLARATQAIHIGVGKDSATGAISYPIYPSATYRHPGVGQSTGFDYSRSGNPTRQTLEEGLAVLEGGVRGLAFSSGMAALTTLFLHFRTGDHIIASEDIYGGTYRLLTLVLGNLGLHISYVPTSDVAAVQAAMQPNTRALLVETPGNPLMGISDLAALGTLCRKHELMFIVDNTFMTPMLQRPFEFGADVVVHSATKYLGGHNDVCAGVLVARTAELGERLYFLQNSIGAVLSPQDCWLLLRSLKTLSLRMERHNQNAMQIAQWLEKHPAVKAVHYPGLPSHPQHALAQSQASGFGGMLSFRVRSAQMARKVLERLTLISFAESLGGVETLMTLPDIQTHGDIPREQKDRLGIDESLLRLSVGIEDVADIIADLEQAFAAAERDA from the coding sequence ATGAAAACTCTTGCGCGTGCAACTCAGGCTATCCATATTGGTGTTGGGAAAGATTCTGCGACGGGGGCAATCAGCTACCCGATTTACCCGAGTGCCACGTACCGTCACCCTGGTGTCGGGCAAAGTACCGGTTTTGACTACAGCCGTTCCGGCAATCCGACGCGGCAGACGCTCGAAGAGGGCCTAGCGGTGCTGGAAGGCGGCGTGCGCGGCCTAGCGTTTTCTTCAGGCATGGCGGCACTAACCACGTTATTCCTCCACTTCCGCACGGGCGACCATATCATTGCCTCAGAAGACATTTACGGCGGCACCTATCGCTTGCTCACATTGGTATTGGGCAATCTTGGTCTGCACATCAGCTATGTGCCGACTTCTGACGTAGCGGCGGTGCAGGCGGCAATGCAGCCGAATACGCGGGCACTACTGGTGGAAACACCGGGGAATCCCCTGATGGGGATCAGCGATCTTGCGGCATTGGGAACGCTGTGCCGCAAGCATGAGTTGATGTTTATTGTCGATAATACCTTTATGACGCCAATGCTCCAGCGCCCTTTTGAGTTTGGTGCCGATGTTGTCGTACACAGTGCTACCAAGTACCTGGGTGGCCATAACGACGTCTGCGCTGGGGTGTTAGTGGCGCGGACGGCGGAACTTGGCGAGCGGCTGTATTTTCTGCAAAATTCGATTGGAGCCGTGCTCTCACCGCAGGATTGCTGGTTGCTTTTGCGCAGCCTAAAAACGCTGTCACTCCGCATGGAGCGCCACAACCAGAATGCCATGCAGATAGCTCAGTGGCTGGAAAAGCATCCAGCGGTAAAAGCTGTCCACTATCCGGGGCTTCCTTCGCACCCGCAACACGCGCTGGCGCAGTCGCAGGCCAGTGGTTTTGGCGGCATGCTCTCCTTCCGCGTCCGCTCGGCGCAGATGGCGCGAAAGGTACTGGAGCGGCTCACGCTGATTAGTTTTGCCGAAAGTCTTGGCGGAGTAGAAACGCTGATGACATTGCCTGACATTCAGACGCACGGCGATATTCCGCGCGAACAGAAAGATCGGCTTGGCATTGACGAATCGCTCTTGCGCCTTTCGGTGGGCATTGAAGATGTGGCCGATATTATCGCCGATCTCGAACAGGCGTTTGCTGCGGCGGAGCGTGATGCATGA
- a CDS encoding trans-sulfuration enzyme family protein encodes MNNHHTYQPATMLVHQAMDRDPHTGASAVPIYQASTYHHTAGESGDYDYARSGNPSRQNVEETIAMLEGGVQGFAYSSGMAAIGSALALLHSGDHLIVPSDLYGGTYRYVTAILPDQGINASFVDTSDINAIAAALRPNTRGILLETPSNPLFTIADIRAVAELARSKGILTFIDNTFMTPLLQRPLDLGIDVVIHSATKFLGGHSDLLAGLVTTADPHLAKLLKRFQNSFGAVLAPFDSFLLARGMKTLKLRLECAQRNAMELAQRLQQHPQVARVMYPGLPDFAARSRHESQASGAGAVLAFDLKNESLIKPFLSRLQLPIIAPSLGGVETIVTHCWTMSHAAIPAAVKDTMGITPTLMRLSAGIEDMEDLWQDLDRSLA; translated from the coding sequence ATGAACAATCATCACACATATCAACCGGCAACCATGCTCGTGCATCAGGCCATGGATCGCGACCCGCACACCGGCGCCTCCGCCGTGCCGATCTATCAGGCATCGACCTATCATCACACCGCCGGAGAGTCAGGCGACTATGATTACGCCCGCAGTGGTAACCCATCGCGCCAGAATGTGGAAGAGACCATTGCCATGCTGGAAGGTGGCGTACAGGGATTTGCCTACAGTTCGGGGATGGCCGCCATCGGCAGTGCGCTGGCGCTGTTGCACAGCGGTGACCATCTGATTGTCCCCAGCGATCTGTACGGTGGAACATACCGCTATGTCACCGCCATTCTCCCCGACCAAGGGATCAATGCGAGCTTCGTCGATACGTCAGACATCAATGCCATCGCAGCCGCACTGCGCCCAAATACGCGCGGCATCTTACTGGAAACACCGTCGAATCCCCTCTTTACGATTGCCGATATCCGCGCCGTCGCCGAACTGGCTCGCTCCAAGGGGATTCTGACCTTTATCGACAATACGTTTATGACGCCACTGCTCCAGCGTCCACTGGATCTGGGCATTGATGTGGTGATTCATAGTGCGACGAAATTCTTAGGCGGCCACAGTGACCTATTGGCGGGATTGGTAACAACGGCTGATCCACACTTAGCAAAGCTGCTCAAGCGTTTCCAGAATTCATTTGGTGCAGTACTCGCTCCCTTCGACAGCTTTTTGCTGGCACGGGGGATGAAAACTTTGAAGCTCCGGCTGGAGTGCGCGCAACGCAATGCCATGGAACTGGCACAGCGCCTTCAGCAGCATCCGCAGGTCGCGCGCGTGATGTATCCGGGGTTGCCAGACTTTGCTGCACGATCGCGTCATGAATCGCAAGCGAGCGGTGCCGGAGCAGTGCTGGCCTTTGATCTGAAAAATGAATCGCTGATCAAGCCATTCCTCAGCCGTTTGCAGTTGCCGATTATCGCCCCCAGCCTTGGTGGAGTCGAAACAATCGTCACCCATTGCTGGACGATGTCGCACGCCGCCATTCCCGCAGCCGTCAAAGATACCATGGGGATCACGCCGACCCTCATGCGCCTGAGCGCGGGAATTGAGGATATGGAAGATTTGTGGCAGGATTTGGATCGCTCCTTGGCGTGA
- a CDS encoding permease, translating to MKPYWKRHKKNLLFIASFLAVVLLAVPMQWAGGVRVAHHYVDALAEMLSVLPAVFLLIGLMDVWVPREFVQRHTGSEAGVASIFWMIILAMLQAGPLYAAFPMVYLMWKKGTSVRNIFVYIGAFATIKLPMLGFEISFLGLEFSLLRSLFTLPVFIVVALIMDRLFKETFVVNDVGSTPGPAANPGHPQSPR from the coding sequence ATGAAACCGTATTGGAAGCGACATAAGAAGAATTTATTATTTATTGCATCGTTCCTTGCCGTCGTGCTCCTTGCCGTTCCCATGCAGTGGGCAGGGGGAGTGCGTGTGGCACACCACTACGTCGATGCCCTTGCGGAAATGCTGTCCGTGTTGCCGGCAGTGTTCCTGCTGATCGGGCTGATGGACGTGTGGGTGCCGCGCGAATTTGTGCAGCGACATACGGGGAGTGAAGCAGGCGTGGCATCCATATTCTGGATGATTATTCTTGCCATGCTTCAAGCGGGGCCGCTCTACGCCGCTTTTCCCATGGTGTACCTGATGTGGAAAAAAGGCACCAGTGTCCGCAATATATTTGTGTACATTGGCGCCTTTGCCACCATCAAGCTCCCCATGCTGGGCTTTGAAATCAGTTTCTTAGGGCTGGAGTTTTCTTTGCTGCGCAGCCTGTTCACCCTTCCGGTTTTTATCGTCGTTGCCCTGATTATGGATCGACTTTTCAAAGAGACGTTTGTCGTCAACGACGTCGGGAGCACTCCAGGCCCTGCCGCAAATCCCGGACATCCCCAATCCCCGCGCTGA
- a CDS encoding permease encodes MTLLIVTTLLFIVSAVVDRQRTVLAFRIGSKMFLNLLPPLVAILALVAIFLAFISPSDIEQLLGENPGVLAYFGAALLGAIAMVPGFVAFPMADLLLKNGVAYPIVAVFITTLMMVGVVTLPLESKYFGWKVALIRNGLSFVGALFIGVAMTVAWGML; translated from the coding sequence ATGACATTACTCATAGTAACGACTTTGCTTTTTATCGTTAGCGCTGTTGTTGATCGGCAACGTACCGTGCTTGCCTTTCGCATTGGCAGCAAAATGTTTCTCAACCTTCTCCCGCCGCTCGTTGCCATTTTGGCACTCGTCGCGATATTTCTGGCCTTTATTTCTCCGTCCGATATTGAACAACTGTTAGGGGAAAATCCCGGCGTTCTGGCCTATTTCGGTGCCGCTTTGTTGGGTGCGATAGCGATGGTGCCCGGGTTTGTGGCTTTCCCTATGGCCGATCTTTTGCTGAAAAACGGGGTTGCATATCCTATCGTAGCCGTCTTTATCACAACGCTGATGATGGTTGGCGTCGTAACGCTCCCGCTGGAAAGTAAATACTTTGGTTGGAAAGTTGCCCTTATCAGGAACGGTTTAAGTTTTGTCGGTGCGCTCTTTATCGGTGTCGCTATGACTGTTGCGTGGGGAATGCTATGA
- a CDS encoding response regulator, which translates to MISESATTHGVSGTTILIAEDSRVQRRILEKHLASFGYTVISAEDGVQALEKFCAVQPRVVITDLEMPNMNGFELVQEIRRHESKYTHITVLSSLTEKDNVIRAITLGANDFLIKPYHPEEMRVRLEAAERLFRIQSQERLIFLMAKLTDYRSPETGFHIERVQHYTRLIAEDLARHGYGDELSPSVISNLFSLSSLHDIGKVGIPDAILNKPGKLTDEEFTIMQTHSTIGGSIIDDAYNEIGSEFLRMARDIVLYHHEKYDGSGYPQRLARSNIPLTARIVALADVYDALSSRRCYKPPFPREKCRAIICEESCKHFDPDIVAAFERQEAAFWSIHERYPDEE; encoded by the coding sequence ATGATATCCGAGAGTGCAACAACACACGGCGTTTCTGGAACGACAATCCTTATTGCGGAAGATTCACGGGTTCAACGAAGAATTCTGGAAAAACACCTCGCTTCTTTTGGTTACACCGTCATCAGTGCCGAAGATGGCGTACAGGCGCTTGAAAAATTCTGTGCCGTACAACCCCGCGTTGTCATCACCGATCTTGAAATGCCCAACATGAATGGCTTTGAGTTGGTACAAGAAATTCGACGACACGAATCAAAATATACCCATATCACGGTTCTTAGTTCCCTGACGGAGAAGGATAATGTTATTCGCGCCATTACGTTAGGGGCGAATGACTTTCTCATCAAGCCGTATCACCCAGAAGAGATGCGCGTTCGGCTAGAGGCAGCCGAACGGTTGTTTCGCATTCAGAGTCAGGAGCGACTTATCTTCCTGATGGCGAAATTGACTGATTACCGCAGCCCCGAAACGGGTTTTCATATCGAGCGCGTGCAGCATTACACGCGCCTTATTGCCGAAGACCTCGCGCGGCATGGGTATGGTGACGAGCTTTCTCCTTCCGTTATTTCCAACCTATTTTCGCTCTCTTCCCTGCACGATATTGGCAAAGTTGGCATTCCTGATGCCATCTTAAATAAGCCAGGAAAATTGACCGACGAAGAATTTACGATCATGCAGACGCATTCCACTATCGGTGGCTCCATCATTGATGATGCGTACAATGAAATTGGCTCCGAGTTCCTGCGTATGGCGCGCGATATCGTCCTCTACCATCATGAAAAATATGATGGCAGCGGCTACCCGCAGCGACTGGCACGGAGCAACATCCCCTTGACGGCTCGCATTGTGGCGCTAGCTGATGTGTATGACGCGCTGAGTTCACGTCGTTGCTACAAACCACCATTTCCTCGCGAAAAATGCCGTGCCATTATTTGTGAAGAATCTTGTAAGCATTTTGATCCCGATATCGTTGCTGCATTTGAGCGGCAAGAAGCCGCATTTTGGAGTATTCACGAGCGCTATCCCGATGAAGAATGA